The Opitutaceae bacterium nucleotide sequence AGGCGGCGTTGGAGGATCTTCGCTGGTTGGGCATCGAGTTTGATGAGGGGCCGCTCAATCAGAGCGAGCGGATCCCGAGCTACCGTAACGCCTGGTCAATCCTGCGGGAGAGAGGATACCTCTATCCCTGCCGTTGTTCGCGGCGGGATCTGCGGGAGGCGGCCCAGGCGCCTCACGACGGCGGTGGTGAACCGATCTACCCGGGCACCTGCCGTCCGGGAGCCGGGGACGGATCCTTGGACTGGCCGCCGGCTCCCGGCGAAGGGGAGGTCTGCTGGCGTTTTCGAGTGACGGACGGGGAAGAGGTCGGTTTCCTTGATGGGCGGCTGGGGCGGCAGGCCTTCCGGGCGGGGCGGGACTTCGGCGATTTTGTGGTCTGGCGGCGGGACGGAATCCCGGCGTACGAACTGGCGGTGGTGGTGGATGATGCCGCCATGAGCGTGACCGAAGTTGTGCGGGGGGCTGACCTGCTCCTCTCGACCGCCCGGCAATGCCTCCTCTACCGGGCCCTCGGCCTCGGGGAACCGGCCTTTTTTCATACGGCACTGGTGGGCGGCGCGGATGGTCGCCGGCTGGCCAAGCGTGATCAGGCGGCCTCGATCGGGAGCCTGCGGCTGAGCGGTCTGGGTCCTGATGAGGTTCTTGCCATGGCTCGGAAGAACGTGATCATGGTCCGGTGAACGCACAAATGAGTTCATTCGTTGAACTTGGCGAATCAACCGATTCTGGGCGAATCGGTAGGAGAGGCTTTACGCCTCGATTGACAGTCGGATCGAGGCGTAAAGCCTCTCCTACGCAAGCAAGGGGGAGAATCGGTCCTGGAACAAGTTTTCTGGAACATATGCCGAGATTCGATGGGGGACGCTGATTCATCAGTCGGGTATTCGTTTCGCGGCTTGGCCGGTGCCCTCGTCTGTGGGGCCGGGGCGGGATTGGCGGGGTATTCCGTGCTGGTCAAGCTGGCGGCGGTCCCGTGTTTCTCGGCTTCGTGCGGTGCCGTCATCAACAGTGAATACGGGGATCTGTTCGGGTTCCCGGTGGGGTTGATCGGTCTGGTCCTCTGGGGGGCGTTTCCCTGGGTGCCGCGAGTTGGTCAACTGGGGCTGAAGGTCGCCCTGGTGGTTGGATCGATCATCTTCATCCTGATCCAGGCGTTTCTTCTCAAGCAGTTCTGCCCGATTTGCCTGGCCCATGCCGCGGCCTGTTTCCTGGTGGCCGCGCTGCCGATTCCGGGGCGCCTCACATCGGCCACGGTTTTTCTCGGATTGGGGCTCGCCCTCGCGGCAGCGGTGGGTGCCGACGCATGGAATCGACGGCAATTGCTCGACCGGATCGGTGAACGCGGGAGCGGTCCGGCAGAGGTCGTCTCTCCTGGTCGGATTCCCGGTCTGCCCTGGCTCGGATCGGAGGAACTGGAGGACGTCCGACTGGTTGTCAGTCTGTCGTGTGGACAGTGTCAACGCATCCTGGAAGATTTGCTCTCCGGCGGCGCCTTTGATCGACCGACGGCTCCGCTGCTTTTCCTCTCGGAGGATGGCAATGAGGAAGTCACCCGGGTGGCTCTGGCTGCGGTGCTTTCGGTTCCGGAATCGGCGCGTCCGGATGGATTTGCCCGGGTTCTCGGCATTCTGCTGGTGGATCCTTCCATCCTCGCCCGCGACGATGGGGAAACGGCCGGTTTTCTTTTGTCAGCGGAGTTTCCCGGTCTGGAGGCCCACCTTGCCGAAGCCGCTGATCTGCTGGCCGCGCATGCGGAAATCCTCCACCGTCTCGGGATCGTAGGCACCCCCGCCCTGGTTGTCGGCGGCCGGCCCGCCGCTTTTGAGCGGTCGTTGGTGGCGGGGGATCGGCTTTAGCAGGACTCATGGGTAGGAGTGGCTTTGTGCCTCGATCAACCTTCGCATCGAGGCGTAAAGCCTCTCCTACAGATTCGCCTATCGTAGACCCCTCTACCCTCTTGGCGTCCGCTCGACCTGAGCGGGCATCGAGATCGGGAATGCGTTACCGTTCAACCAGGTGGCCCGGAGCCGCGGTTGAGGCTCGACCTGGAAGAGGCAGAAACTCGCGGCGGATCCCACCTCCAGCCGATGGGAGAGGCCGAGCCAGTCCGCCGGTCGGGTGGACATGGCGGTCCACATTTCGGACCAGGGAAGGCCGGTCAGCCGGGCGGCCCGGAAGACGGTCTCAAAGGGAGTCAGGGTGGAACCTGCAAGCCGACCGGAATCGGGCATCCGGGCGATGCCGTCTTCCCCGATGTCGATTTCCAGATGGCAGATGGTGTAGCGGCCGGGAGGGGCACCGGCTCCGGTCATGGCGTCGGTGATCAGGATGAGGCGGTCGCCGAGGGCCCGGCAGATGACCGAGAGCGCGTGGGGCGGGATATGGTGTCCGTCGGGTATGACCGAAGCCATCAGTCCGGGCCTCGAGAGCGTGTGGAAGATCACGTTCTCGAATTTGGCATTGGGATCCGGGGTCGCGTTGCCAAGGTGGGTCCAGAGGTCGGCCCCGGCCCGGATGGCCTCGTCGAGGGTCTTGCCCATCGCGCTGGAATGGCCGATGGCGATTCGGATGCCGCCGGCCGTAGCCGCCCGGATGAAAGGCAGGGCGGCCTCCATGGCGCATTCGGGCGCGAGTGTGACCATGCGGACGGACTGGCCGGAGATTTCCTGCCAGCGTTCCAGGAGGTCTGTGTCCGGTGGTGTCATCCAATCGGGATGGTGGGCACCTCTGTATCCAGGATCAGGATTCAGGAACGGGCCTTCCATGTGAAAGCCGACGCAGTTTCTGACCGAGGTCCGGTTGATGGCCTCGGTCAGACCCGCGAGGAGGCCGTCGGCCGCCGATCTCTCGTTGGTGATCAGGGTGGCGAGGAAGTGAGTGCAGCCGTGGTTGAGCAGGGCGCGGCAGGCCTTGTCCCAGGCCCGGGCGTCAGTCAGCGGGCGGTTGAAGTCGACTCCGGCAAATCCGTTGACCTGGATATCGACAAGCCCCGGTGCGATCCAGGGGAGTGAGGTATCCTGGTCGATGGCCGGGCGGATCTCCGCGATGGTCCCGTCTGCAACGACGACATCGATCGGCTCAGCGGTCAGGTAGTGGCGGGCCTGCAGGGTGGAAGTCATGTAGAGGAGAGGGAAGGGATGGGAAGAAAGGATGGAAGAAAGCGGGGGAAATGGGAAGAGTGGAAGGGGGTGGGACGGGAAGAGGTCGGAATCGGTTCGGCTTGGCAATTTTCGTGCGGATGGTTCACCCTGTCGAACATCATGGCCAAAGCAAAACCACCGATCGTCATTGAACCCGAGGCCGTCTATGCCATCACCCTGCACATCAAGGGCGAGAACCTTTCCCGGATCGTGGACGGCCTTCCAGGCGGGCTCACCGTGGAACAGTCGATACTTTTTCGTCTCTTCCGCGAGACGGTCTCAGGCAGCCTGAATGCAAAGCATTTTCTGGAATGGCACGAGGCCTTTGAAGCCGCCTTGTCGGGCATTCAGCCGGTCAAGGTGAAGAAGGCCCAGCGCCTGGAGCCGATTCCCCCGTTGGCGCCGGACCGTCCGGCTGACCCGGAAAAAACCGCGAAGAAGGTGGTCGGATCGGGACGAAGGAAGGCCGCGAAGAAGAAGTAAGGCGGGTCAGCGGTGCTGCGGCCGATCCCGATAGGGAGGATCCTGGGCCTCGGGTTCCCGACCGTCCCGGAGGGCGGCGTAGGTCTTCCGGTGCCGTTCGCGGTAATCATCCAGGCGCTCCAGTCCGTGGAGCCTGACCAGTTCAGCCACCGGCAGATCCGGGTCGTTGCTCTGAATGAAGAGGAGGGCTTCTTCCTGGCAGGCACGGCAGCTCACCCGGTCTCCATAAGTGGCCCGGAGTTCGTCCGCAATCTTCGGGTGGAAGTCGAGGTGGCAAACCACCGTGTCCAGATCGATCATGGCCAGGGCAGTGTGTTGTGATTCGCAGGTCTGCGCGATGACCTCACCCATCGGATCGATGATGCGGGAGCGATGGCCGCGTGAGGACGAGATGACCGGGCATTTCAGCTGATAGGCCATGTGGTCAAGGGAGCGGCCCCCGTCGTAGGCCGACGGCCAGAAGACCAGTTCCGCCCCTTTTGCGGCCAGTTGCAGCCAGGTCTCCGGGAAGATCAGGTCAAAGCAGATCTGAATGCCGATCCGACCAAAATCGAGATCAAAGACCGGGAGATCCGCCGGGCCTGGATGGACACCGTTTTCCAGGGTCCGGTAGTCGTGGCTGGAAGTGACCGGCTGCGCCTTGTGGTAGGCCCCGACAATTTGACCTCTGCGATCAAGGATGACGGCCGAGTTCAGGAAGCGGGGGCCGTCCCGCGAGAAGAGCGGGCAGATGACATGGGCGTTGGCCCGGCGGGCCAGGTCGGCGCAGACCTCGGTGGTCGGCCCCGGGATGGTCTCGGCGAGGTCGTTGAGTGAGCCTCCTTCGTAGGGCCAGGTGAAGGTTTCCGGCAGGCAGATCAGATCGGGTCGGGAGGAAACGAGGGCCTCGGCTTTCCGGAGCAGGCGATCCCGGTTCTCGTCGGCCGAGGCAACGACGTCGTAGTTCTGGCAGACGGTGGCGATGCGGACTTTTCTGGGCATGATCGGGGCGGGCCGAGCCCGCGAAGTTGGTGGGTGGAAGATGGGAGGTGGGGTCGGAGGACAGGAAGAACGGAAGAATGGAAGATCAAACCACCGGATCCGGATCGATGTGACAGCTTTATGATTTCCTTCAGCGCGAACCTGTCCCGGCCCATCAGATGGTGTCGGGAGCGCTTTCTTCCCTTATTTTGTTTTCCCTCTCTCCGCAGGTCGCTCAGAATCGCCGGATTTATTCGGCATCGAGATAAACGTATTTGTAGGGGTGATTGTCGAGGATGGTCGGGTTCCATCCCTTGACGGCGGGATCGAGCAGGTAGGCATTGGTGTAGAAATAGATCGGGAGCATGGGAGCCTCCTCAATCAGCACTGCTTCCATCTTTTGGAAGATGGCGAAGCGTTCATCGGGATCGCGGGTGCGGGCGGATTCCCGAAGCATCCGATCGTATTCCGGATTGGACCACCCGGTCCGGTTGTTTCCGTTGCCTGTCTCGAACATGTCGAGGAAGGTATTCGGATCGGCGTAGTCCCCGATCCAGACGCTGATCGCGAGGTCGAAGTCGAGGTTGTTCATCGAGTCCAGGTAGACCTTCCACTCCTGGTTGACCAGGATGATGTCGATCCCCAGGGCGGACCGCCACATTTCCTGGATGGCTTCCGCGATGACCTTACCATTTTCCGAGGTCGGGTAGAGCATTTCGATCCGGGGAAGACCTTTCCCGCCCGGAAAGCCGGCCTCGGCCAGAAGCCTACGGGCATCGTCCGCCGTACCTTCGAAGCGGGCCGTTGCGGTGTAGCCACCGGTGTTGGGCGGGGTCAGGTTGTAGGCCGGGATTTTGCCGGTCTTGTTGACGTAGGTGGTGAGGTGCTCCCGGTTGATGGTGAGGGCAAGCGCTTTGCGGACGCGGGGGTCGGCCAACTTGTCCCGGGTCACGTTCGCGCGGATGTACATGGTTCCCAGAAACGGATCGATCCGCAGCAGTTCGGGATAGTCCCGCTTGTAGACATCGACCTTGGAGAGCGGGATGCCGTTGGTCTTGTGGAGTTGCCCCGAGCGGAACATCCGTTCCTCGGTCTCACCACTATCGACCGGGTGGAAGTGGATGGCGTTGAGGCGGACTTTGTCCCGGTCCCAGTAGGTCTCGGATTTCTCCACCTCGACCACCTGGTTGGGGATCCACTTTGTGATGACAAAGGGGCCGTTCCCGACAAAGTTTCCCGGCCTCGTCCAATGGCTGCCCTTGCGATCGAGGCCTCCAAACTTCTCCACGGTCGGGATATGCACGGGGTACCAGGAGTAGTGGTTGAGCAGGTTGAGGAAGTAGGGGATGGGCTGGGCCAGTTTGATCTCGACCGTCAGCGGGTCGATCTCGCGAAACCCGACGGTTGAGAAATCGGCGGTGTCTCCCCGGTGGAAGGCCTCGGCCCCTTCTGCCACGTAGAGCATATAAGCGTATTCGGATCCCATTGACGGGGTGAGCATGCGTTGCCAGGAACGGACGAAATCATGGGCGGTGACCGGGTCGCCGTTGGACCAGCGGGCGTTGTCCCGGAGATGAAAGGTGTAGGTCAAACCATCAGGTGAAACCTCCCAGTGGGTGGCCACCCCGGGCACCGGATGCAGGTCGATCGGGTCCTCGCTGACCAGACCCTCGGTGAGGGCGGTGATGACATTGTGTTCGGTCTTGCCGGTGACGGCGTGGGGGTCGATGTCGACGAGTTCGGCACCGTTCCCGAGATGAAGAATCTGCAGGCGATTGCCCGCCTCAACGGTGGTCTCCCGCTTGCCGCATCCCGGGGTGAGAAGCAGAAGCGCGGTGGCGGCCGAGGTGGCCAGGGTCTGACGATCAAGGAATCGCATGTTGCAGGAACGGTTGCAGGGAGCCTGCAGAAGTGCAAGCGAACGGCCTCTGATCCTGTGTGCTTGGTTCGGCCTGATCCAGGCGAGAGCCGATGCGGGTTTTGACGTCGATGGGAACACGGCCAGGCCGAGCGATGGCTGGGCTGTGAATACCATACATACCCGGGAGAGCTTCCTGCGTCCTGACGGGATGAAAAAGCTCACTATTCAATACGGCACCGGGCGTCCCTCACCGTCAATTCGGGTAATTTTCTGAGACATTGGTCTTCGAGAGCGGAATCGACCGGGTGGACGACGGGGAGACCGGGTTGAGCGGTTCCCTGATCAAACTGACCATCGCACCGCAGCTTTCGATCGGGCGCGGTTTCAACAGTCGCCCGGTCCTGCGCCTCTACCTGACCTGGGCCGCCTGGAGTGATGATTTTGTGGGTCACGTCGGTGGCTTGGATTACACCAACAGCAGCGATGGACTGACCCTGGGCATGCAGATGGAGACCTGGTGGTTGGCGGGCGGAGCCGGTAGGGGTTCGCAGAGTCGCTCCGAACCGTTTCGAGGCATTGGCTCACAAACCGGGATTGTCATTGCCGGGGCCGCCCGGTGTCATCCGCATATGATGAAGATGGCGGCGCAGACATTCGGCATCACGGTTGCCGAGGGCATAGAAGGTCGATCGCTGACCCGGCAGAAGGTGGGCAAGGTCGTCGGACCACTGAAGACCACCGTCTTTCTTTTCGAAGACGGCGAGACCCGGATCTGCCTGATCACGTCCCATTTCCTGACTCATTTCTACCGCTTCAGCAATCTCTACCGGAAACGGATCGCCGAGGCGCTCGGCCTGCCTTTTGCGCAGGTGTTGAGCTTCTCTTCCCACAATCACTGCGCGGTCAAGATGGTCCACGATCAGTATGGTTTCGGTCGGGCCGAGCGCGACCTCTGGCTTGAGGAGAAGGACCTGACGGATGAGGGACTTGAGCTGCTGAGGCGATCGATTGATGAAATCTGTCGCTTACCCGCCCGTCTGGAACCGGTCACGGTGAAGTGGGCGGTCGGACACGAGCGTCGCATTTCGCACAACCGCAAGGGCCATCGGGTGGATGGTACGACCTATTTCATGCGGGAGGAAGATCGGCTGAAACTGGGCGCGGACTTCAACGGCGACATCGACGACGACGCCCCGGTGGTCGGTTTCTTTGGGACCGACGGGCGACCCCGCGCCTTCCTGACCTGGTTCACCGGCCACCCGGTAACGGCTTATGATCCGGAGCACCTCGTGGTTTTTGGCGAGTTTCCCCAAGTGGCCTGTGATCGTCTCTCCGAAGCTTTTGGCTGCGTGCCGGTCGGTTTCCTTCAGGGTTGTGCGGGGGATGTCAGCGTGAAGGGTTTGTATGGACAGAAACCGCTCGAGGAGAGCATCGCCGATGCCACCCGCTATGGTGAATGCCTCGGGGAGACCTTCATCGAGGCGGCCGGGCGATTGAAGGACTCGATGTCGGACGCAATCGGGCTGCTGAGCCGGGTGGTGGAGTTGCCCTACGCCGGGTTGCCGCCGTTGGAGACGCTGGAGGCGCGGATCACGGAGACCGATGTTTTTCTTGAGCGTTGTGCGGCGGGCGATCCGGATACGCGGACGGTCTGGGGCTTGAATTTCCCCGAGCGGATGTCGCCGACCTACCGGGCCGCCGCGGTCAAGCCACTGAACGCCTGGGCAAAATGGGCCCGGGGTCTGACGGCCGGGGAGTCGAAGGAACGGGTTCCGACCCACGCGGAATTCGAAGTCAACGTCCTGAGACTTGGAGACGTGGGAATCGCGGGGCTGTCCTGCGAACCCTTTGATGCGATCGGCCGGCAGATCAAAAGGGCGGCGCCGCTGCCCCTCGTTCTGCCGGGCGGATACATGCATGACACCTCCCTGGCCTATGTGCCGGATTCCGGCAACAACGGCGATCTCGAATACATGAGTGCGTTCTATCGCTACACCACGACCATGTTGCCCTACGCCCAGCCTGCCGGCGATCGCCTGGCGGAGGCGGCGTTGGCTATGCTGACTGAACTTGGCTCGGGATGATTTGGAGCACAGTCGATGTCACGAGTCAGCGTAGGCTGTAGCCGCGGCAGTCCCTTGCCGCGAATCCACCTCGAATCGCCCCAAGAGGCTGGGGCGGCTACACCAGATTACTGGTGGTTTCGGACGCTCCCTCCAGGCGATCCGCAGCGTTGCCTCTCGATCGTCGGAAGACTATCGTCGTTTCATGTCCTCTACAATTGACCCTCTTTCGTTTCCCAATGCCCGGATCGGTGAGGGTACGGTGATTGAGCCGAATGTGCAGGTGGGTTTCCGCTACCATCCGGATTGCGGACGAACGGTGATCGGCCCCGCAAGTATCATTCGGATGGGTACGATAATCTACGGTGATGTCGTGGTGGGGCGTTTCTTCCAGAGCGGGCATTATGCGGTCATCCGCGCCCGGGTGACGGCGGGGGATCACTTCGCCCTGGGGCACCATTCCGTCCTGGAGGGACTGATCGGGATCGGCGATGGCGTTCGGATCATGGCGCGGGTTTATGTCCCGACCCGCACGCGGATCGGGAACCACGTCTTCATTGGACCGGGCTGCACCTTCCTCAATGACAAGCGGCCGGCGCGGTTGCCGGAAATGAGGACGCCGGTTGGGGCAACGGTGGAGGATGAGGTCATGATCGGCGGAGGGTGCACCATCCTTCCCGGGGTGAGGATCGGAAAGCAGAGTTTTATCGCAGCCGGAACGGTCGTGTCAAAGGACGTGCCGGCGCACAGTCTGGCCATTGGCAACCCAATGCAGATCAAGCCGCTTTCGGAGGATATCGACCGGCCCAATCTTCGATCCATGATGGAGGCGGAGCTGGACCTCTGGCATCCCCAGGGACCGGACCCTGCGGACGTATCGTGGGTGTGAGACGGTTCTTTCCGGGATCGTCCCAGCCGGAAGCTATTGCTTCAGGCCCCTAACGTAGTGGACCAGGGCCGTGATTTCTTCATCGGTCAGGCCCTCGATTGGCTTCATCAGGGTCTTCCCGCTTTCGTCCTTGATCCCTTCCTTGATGGCCTTGAAGGCCGCCTCATCGGTAAACTCGGCCTGAACCTCGGCTTTCGTCAGGTCGCCGAGTTTCAGTTTCTTCCCCATCTTGGTGTCGCCGTTGCCGTTGGCCCCGTGGCATTTCTGACAGGATTCGGTCCAGACGGCGGCAGAATCGGCCGCATAACCGCCAACGGCAAATCCAAGGGAGAACAGAAGCGATAGGGGCAGGAGTTTCTTCATGCTCTCATCATATCAGCCTGGGATTCGGGAATACAATCTCCGACTTGAGCGATCACCCTCGATCAGGCGCGGGGTCAGCCTGATCTGTCCTTGACCGATCCGACGGGTGACCCGGGGTTCCCCGACCGAGGGATCCCTCACGGACAGTTGCTCGAGAACTTCACTCCTCGGCTGTAGCCGGGGAGATGATGTGGGCGACTTCGCTGACCGAGTTGGCCGGAAATCCACCCTTCTTTGCGTGCTCGACCACCAATTCCTTGTTCGCCGCGGTGTAGATGCAGTAGATCTTGTCCCCCGTGACGTAGCTGTGCAGCCATTGGATTTTGGGACCCATCTCATGCAGCACCCCGCAGGAAGTCTGCGAAATGGCCTTCAGTTGGTCAGCCGTCAGATTTCCCGCTCCGGGAATGCCGCGCTCAATCACGTAGAGGTGCTGACCGGCCGGCACATCCCCGAGGCTGACCGCCCCTGAGCTTTCGGTCGTCTGTTTGGCCTCCTGTCCTCCTGCGAGGGCATTGGCGATGGCGAGCATCGACAGGCAAAGAATGGAGGTGGGG carries:
- a CDS encoding carbohydrate porin, with product MVFESGIDRVDDGETGLSGSLIKLTIAPQLSIGRGFNSRPVLRLYLTWAAWSDDFVGHVGGLDYTNSSDGLTLGMQMETWWLAGGAGRGSQSRSEPFRGIGSQTGIVIAGAARCHPHMMKMAAQTFGITVAEGIEGRSLTRQKVGKVVGPLKTTVFLFEDGETRICLITSHFLTHFYRFSNLYRKRIAEALGLPFAQVLSFSSHNHCAVKMVHDQYGFGRAERDLWLEEKDLTDEGLELLRRSIDEICRLPARLEPVTVKWAVGHERRISHNRKGHRVDGTTYFMREEDRLKLGADFNGDIDDDAPVVGFFGTDGRPRAFLTWFTGHPVTAYDPEHLVVFGEFPQVACDRLSEAFGCVPVGFLQGCAGDVSVKGLYGQKPLEESIADATRYGECLGETFIEAAGRLKDSMSDAIGLLSRVVELPYAGLPPLETLEARITETDVFLERCAAGDPDTRTVWGLNFPERMSPTYRAAAVKPLNAWAKWARGLTAGESKERVPTHAEFEVNVLRLGDVGIAGLSCEPFDAIGRQIKRAAPLPLVLPGGYMHDTSLAYVPDSGNNGDLEYMSAFYRYTTTMLPYAQPAGDRLAEAALAMLTELGSG
- a CDS encoding amidohydrolase family protein, producing the protein MTSTLQARHYLTAEPIDVVVADGTIAEIRPAIDQDTSLPWIAPGLVDIQVNGFAGVDFNRPLTDARAWDKACRALLNHGCTHFLATLITNERSAADGLLAGLTEAINRTSVRNCVGFHMEGPFLNPDPGYRGAHHPDWMTPPDTDLLERWQEISGQSVRMVTLAPECAMEAALPFIRAATAGGIRIAIGHSSAMGKTLDEAIRAGADLWTHLGNATPDPNAKFENVIFHTLSRPGLMASVIPDGHHIPPHALSVICRALGDRLILITDAMTGAGAPPGRYTICHLEIDIGEDGIARMPDSGRLAGSTLTPFETVFRAARLTGLPWSEMWTAMSTRPADWLGLSHRLEVGSAASFCLFQVEPQPRLRATWLNGNAFPISMPAQVERTPRG
- a CDS encoding cytochrome c encodes the protein MKKLLPLSLLFSLGFAVGGYAADSAAVWTESCQKCHGANGNGDTKMGKKLKLGDLTKAEVQAEFTDEAAFKAIKEGIKDESGKTLMKPIEGLTDEEITALVHYVRGLKQ
- a CDS encoding DUF4242 domain-containing protein, with the protein product MKNRRIIPTSILCLSMLAIANALAGGQEAKQTTESSGAVSLGDVPAGQHLYVIERGIPGAGNLTADQLKAISQTSCGVLHEMGPKIQWLHSYVTGDKIYCIYTAANKELVVEHAKKGGFPANSVSEVAHIISPATAEE
- a CDS encoding carbon-nitrogen hydrolase family protein — protein: MPRKVRIATVCQNYDVVASADENRDRLLRKAEALVSSRPDLICLPETFTWPYEGGSLNDLAETIPGPTTEVCADLARRANAHVICPLFSRDGPRFLNSAVILDRRGQIVGAYHKAQPVTSSHDYRTLENGVHPGPADLPVFDLDFGRIGIQICFDLIFPETWLQLAAKGAELVFWPSAYDGGRSLDHMAYQLKCPVISSSRGHRSRIIDPMGEVIAQTCESQHTALAMIDLDTVVCHLDFHPKIADELRATYGDRVSCRACQEEALLFIQSNDPDLPVAELVRLHGLERLDDYRERHRKTYAALRDGREPEAQDPPYRDRPQHR
- a CDS encoding vitamin K epoxide reductase family protein, coding for MGDADSSVGYSFRGLAGALVCGAGAGLAGYSVLVKLAAVPCFSASCGAVINSEYGDLFGFPVGLIGLVLWGAFPWVPRVGQLGLKVALVVGSIIFILIQAFLLKQFCPICLAHAAACFLVAALPIPGRLTSATVFLGLGLALAAAVGADAWNRRQLLDRIGERGSGPAEVVSPGRIPGLPWLGSEELEDVRLVVSLSCGQCQRILEDLLSGGAFDRPTAPLLFLSEDGNEEVTRVALAAVLSVPESARPDGFARVLGILLVDPSILARDDGETAGFLLSAEFPGLEAHLAEAADLLAAHAEILHRLGIVGTPALVVGGRPAAFERSLVAGDRL
- a CDS encoding DapH/DapD/GlmU-related protein; translated protein: MSSTIDPLSFPNARIGEGTVIEPNVQVGFRYHPDCGRTVIGPASIIRMGTIIYGDVVVGRFFQSGHYAVIRARVTAGDHFALGHHSVLEGLIGIGDGVRIMARVYVPTRTRIGNHVFIGPGCTFLNDKRPARLPEMRTPVGATVEDEVMIGGGCTILPGVRIGKQSFIAAGTVVSKDVPAHSLAIGNPMQIKPLSEDIDRPNLRSMMEAELDLWHPQGPDPADVSWV
- the gluQRS gene encoding tRNA glutamyl-Q(34) synthetase GluQRS — its product is MANPAYRGRLAPTPTGRLHLGHALTFRTAYERCRERSGILIYRNEDLDPDRCRPEFVKAALEDLRWLGIEFDEGPLNQSERIPSYRNAWSILRERGYLYPCRCSRRDLREAAQAPHDGGGEPIYPGTCRPGAGDGSLDWPPAPGEGEVCWRFRVTDGEEVGFLDGRLGRQAFRAGRDFGDFVVWRRDGIPAYELAVVVDDAAMSVTEVVRGADLLLSTARQCLLYRALGLGEPAFFHTALVGGADGRRLAKRDQAASIGSLRLSGLGPDEVLAMARKNVIMVR
- a CDS encoding peptide ABC transporter substrate-binding protein, coding for MRFLDRQTLATSAATALLLLTPGCGKRETTVEAGNRLQILHLGNGAELVDIDPHAVTGKTEHNVITALTEGLVSEDPIDLHPVPGVATHWEVSPDGLTYTFHLRDNARWSNGDPVTAHDFVRSWQRMLTPSMGSEYAYMLYVAEGAEAFHRGDTADFSTVGFREIDPLTVEIKLAQPIPYFLNLLNHYSWYPVHIPTVEKFGGLDRKGSHWTRPGNFVGNGPFVITKWIPNQVVEVEKSETYWDRDKVRLNAIHFHPVDSGETEERMFRSGQLHKTNGIPLSKVDVYKRDYPELLRIDPFLGTMYIRANVTRDKLADPRVRKALALTINREHLTTYVNKTGKIPAYNLTPPNTGGYTATARFEGTADDARRLLAEAGFPGGKGLPRIEMLYPTSENGKVIAEAIQEMWRSALGIDIILVNQEWKVYLDSMNNLDFDLAISVWIGDYADPNTFLDMFETGNGNNRTGWSNPEYDRMLRESARTRDPDERFAIFQKMEAVLIEEAPMLPIYFYTNAYLLDPAVKGWNPTILDNHPYKYVYLDAE